The following are from one region of the candidate division KSB1 bacterium genome:
- a CDS encoding carboxymuconolactone decarboxylase family protein — MAWIRTVAENEATGSTKQQYDAAVKRAGRVYNIVKISSLKPEIMRTFMQFYIQLMHGPSGLSRAQREMIAVTVSVLNKCRY; from the coding sequence ATGGCCTGGATAAGAACGGTTGCAGAAAATGAGGCTACCGGAAGTACGAAACAACAGTATGATGCCGCAGTTAAACGTGCCGGCCGGGTTTACAACATCGTCAAGATTTCCAGCCTGAAACCGGAGATCATGCGGACTTTTATGCAATTTTATATCCAGCTCATGCATGGCCCTTCCGGGCTCAGCCGGGCGCAGCGGGAAATGATCGCCGTGACGGTTTCGGTTCTGAACAAATGCCGATACTGA